Proteins co-encoded in one Thermoplasma sp. Kam2015 genomic window:
- the sppA gene encoding signal peptide peptidase SppA, translated as MYILRTRIEGTITQQLYRSFYPILSYAENKRSVAGLIIVFNSGGGDAVASQLMFEMVRKIRKKKPVYSFVQGICASGAYWISAGSSKIYSLETSIIGSIGVISMIPYIKPLLDRIGVEMRTYKVGKYKDMLSYYREPSQEESDHYMRVLNDVYAKFRDSVMSERKISSERMDEIAQGQIFSSSMALENHLIDGVGTMDAMMDDMYRDMGRKYRVKDIVPRKPWLMRFLGT; from the coding sequence ATGTACATACTCAGGACAAGGATCGAGGGAACAATAACACAGCAGCTTTACAGATCATTCTATCCAATATTGTCCTATGCTGAAAATAAACGATCTGTTGCCGGTCTGATAATTGTTTTCAATTCCGGTGGAGGCGATGCGGTTGCATCGCAGCTCATGTTCGAGATGGTCAGGAAGATAAGAAAGAAGAAGCCAGTATATTCATTCGTGCAGGGTATATGTGCCTCCGGCGCCTACTGGATCTCGGCTGGATCTTCAAAGATATACTCACTTGAAACCTCAATAATAGGATCCATAGGAGTAATATCAATGATACCTTATATAAAACCGCTTTTAGACAGGATAGGCGTCGAGATGAGGACCTACAAGGTTGGAAAATATAAGGATATGCTCTCATACTACAGGGAACCAAGCCAGGAGGAGAGCGATCACTACATGAGAGTGCTCAACGATGTGTATGCGAAGTTCAGGGACTCTGTCATGTCGGAGAGAAAAATTTCATCAGAAAGGATGGATGAGATAGCTCAGGGGCAGATTTTCTCATCGTCCATGGCCTTGGAAAACCATCTGATCGACGGAGTCGGCACCATGGACGCGATGATGGACGATATGTACAGGGATATGGGCAGAAAATACAGGGTAAAGGATATAGTCCCGAGGAAGCCGTGGCTGATGAGATTCCTGGGCACCTGA